The Marmota flaviventris isolate mMarFla1 chromosome 5, mMarFla1.hap1, whole genome shotgun sequence genome includes the window ATATCTGAACTCCcataaatggagaaagaaaatgtgatatgtataagTAATAGAATACTATGCATTCATAAAAAGgtatgaaatcctgtcatttgtgacaagtTAAATGAACTAAGGATcttgtgttaaatgaaataagtcaggcacaaaaAGGCAAACACTACACGTTCCTATTCATCTGTGGAATCCAAACCAGGTTGATTTTGTAGAAGTTGAGTGTTCTCAATGAAGAATGAATATTTAAGGTGATCACATGCTAATTACCTTCATTtaatcattacacaatgtatatataaatagaaacataataaatgtccaattattatgtgtcaataaaaaatatagaattccCAATATTTAGTTGGAACATGGCCCCTGAGAATCAAGATTGAATTTTCTCAATCTTGCCTTGCTGTGACAGCAAGGCCACATAAATAAACTCTGCTCAATGGGATGGTGGCAGACAACACAAAAGGAGTCTGAATCCTGCAATGCCTCCTCAGACTTTCATCGGGGGAAGAATAATCACAAGCACTTAAACCTAAACTGTGTTTAGATCTTCTATAAATAATCCGAATTAGCATAACTTCCAACATTAGCTGCTTATTTAACTTTTCGGTATGACAATATGCTACGATTTTAAGTGGAAAAGCCTCAAGTGTCAGTATGATGAAGCCTAGACATCCAAAAAAGCCATATATCACATTCATGCATACCTAGTTCCCTTTGAATTTTTCAGCTGTAAATTTCCCTTATTAACTACAGATTGATAACCACAAAATTGGTTTGTAATGAGATTTGCTAAAAGCTatagtttgaaaaaaatgttgatacACTTTCTCAGAGCTACTTAGGacttaaaagacaaaaacatagGAAACTTGCATACCTTCAGGTTCATACTTCAGCTTTAATTCATCTAGCTTAGCTCTCAGTTTCATATTTTCACTTTCTGCAAGCTGAAGGCATCTTTCATTTGCAAAAAGTTTTCGCTCGATATCCAGGGCCCTCTGGCTCTCAAACAATGCTTTCCTCCGCTGTATGGACAATTCACTTTtgctgctttcattttctttgctacAGTAACAGAAAAGAAGAACCAAGGAAtgttaatatataattttgtgaATAACTTAGTGGGATgaatctttaattttatatttgaacacctggttaaaaatatatttctttgggaTTTCTGgtaacaaagaaacaacaaataattaaAGTTTAACAATAGCATCCCCCGCTGCCAAAATTCATGCATTATTCCAAGGTGATTCATGCATAAATTCCTTTTAAGTTATGAGATACTTATTCTTGAAAAATTTGGATTATAAGAATATTTTCTACATGAAAAGTCCTTTTTACTTACCAATCTAAAAAGCTAAACACAAATTATTTACTGAAAGTATTCTTCAGTAATTAGTAATTATTAAATCTTGCATACAACTCATGTATTACACAAAGACATGTTATTGACTTTCTTTTCTGTGGAAATTCCTTTTGGCaatttgaacttaaaaatttgttattataTGAATAccatctattaaaataaataaaaagtctttaTCTTCCATCTGCCAACCCAGACACCTACTTTAAGTTCTCAAGCTTTAGCTGAAGTAAATCTGTATAATAGGTGTTATCTTCCAGAGCACCAGAGTTGCCTGAAGGTTTTGAATCCATACTTTCATATAAATtctaaagaaagcaaaaattctTATTACTTACATAACAAATTAGGTTACTGTATGCTTATTAACAGTGGCAGCAGCCACATGTTAATCTCTCATCCTTTGACAAATACTCTTCAAAGATCCACCCACTTACCTGAGTGCAGTAGGTACAAGAACCACCAGTCCTTCCTCAGGTAAGAAAAGTGGCTCAAGGTACTACCGGCAAGTAAATCAAGAGCTAGATTGTGAATCCAGATCTAACTCACACTCATATCTCTGACTCCAACTATACCTGTCTTAGGATTTCACTCTCCTGGCTTTTAGAATGAGAGAAGCAAATGCTTTTTGGGTTGAATTCTGGTATGACAAAGCTATACAATGGAAAAATACGAAAAAGAGAGGAGATTCTTGAGGTTATTTTTGGTACCCACGCTTTAAATATTCTGATTCactctttgaatattttctttactggaaaaaaaaaaaaagcagatgttTAAAAACTTGCAAAGAATTTCAGAGATTGCACATTTAAAAATCCTCCTAATTTAAGGTCACAATTTTCAAAGTATAGCACAAAGCCCCAGGGATAGACTACATATACCTGCGAAGTGACACACTGCAAATTTAGCtaaaattataatacttttaATAGTTTTTAGAAGAAACAGGGATAAAGTCatataaacaattttttcttcaaaaatgtcaaaataaagaaagagaaactgtTCCAGATTAAGGAAGACTGAAGAAGACTTCATGGTAAAACATGCAACCTTGGATTAGGCCCTAGAATTGAAaacactagattttttttttttttcttttaaaatttgcttagggtatgttttcatcagctttttttttttttttttttggtctctgtgaccaaaagatctaacaagaacaatgtaaggagaagtttatttggggttcatggtttcaggtctcaatccacagatggccaactctattgctctgggcccaaggtgaggtagaatatcatagtgaaagggtgtgggggaggaaagTAGCTTAGAAAATGGTaatcgggaagcagagagagagagctctctgcttaccagggacaaaattcCAGTCACCCCTCCAGTAACTTAACTCCTCTagtcacactctacctgcctaaagttactactcagttaatccatataaGTGGATCAATCCACAGATCAGGTTAAACCTCTCATAATCCAAACATTTCCCCTCTAAAAATTCTTGCActaacacaagagcttttgaaggacatctcatatctaaaccataacagggtaTCAATGATAACTGGCAAAATGTAAAAAGTAGCTTGGTTAATAGCATGGTTCAATGCATATCAATGTTAATTTGTAATTTTGACCATTTGCTTATATCTCCAGTAACATCATGGTGCTTAGGGGTAAAAGGACATCTGGTTTGGGACTCACTctcaaagtttaagaaaaaaaatataaaaacagaaaaagttataaataaagcGTACAAATAAGAAATAGGGAGCTCTGAGTCAAAGGCATGTAGGAGTACTTTCACTTTCCTGGAAGGTTGCactaattgcaaaataaaataaatttattagaatttattaAAGACATCCATAAATTCCAGTGGATATACAATGTTGAATTGACAAAGCTCTAAAAATAATGGAACAGatagcactaaaaaataattactgaTGACATTCAGGCAAGAAATCTCACTGACATAACACTGAGCAGAAGACAGAAACAAGGGTATATATATTAcatgattcaatttatatgaagttcaacaGAATGTTCACATAATGTTGACACAAAGTTAGGAGGTGGGAGCACTTCATTTAAATGGGGCTTTTCTGGAGTGCTAGGAATATTTTATGTAATCTGATAGTAATTGTAAGAATATACATATAcagatataaatatgtgtgtatgtgtgtatatatataaacatatatatgttaaaaCTCACTGAGTTGTACACTAAAGATATAGGTACTTACAAACAATAACcagataataacaacaaaaatagaatagATTGGTTTGTCTTTGCTTTAGTAAAAGAAGCATGGTCAATAATACTGAAAAgcagagacaagaaaaaaataatttaaagattgaGTCAATGTGTACTGAAACTGAAAGTCAATTATACGATGAGAAACCTATTTAAACTGAAAATTTaagatattcaaataaaaatctaGCCACATCTTTTCAAGATATTATACGTACCTTAAATTTCTCCAGATTTCTAATTTCACCTAAAAGATGTTTTATTTCACCGTTCTTCTGCTCTAACATGGCAAACAACCGTTCCTGCTGCTCAAATTCAGTTTGAGATCCTTTCATCTGTAGCAATGTAGCAATCTGTAACTACAATTCCCCCACCACAACAAAATTGAGATATTCTGATAAGCATATTTctggaacaatttgtattttgtaCTAATATTATTTAGAACTTGTTTTGAAAACTAATTAGTTATTTCTAGTCTAATAATTGGAAAATATACATCAATTAGTTTTGTTGTAGACATAACTTTGGAGTACTTCTACTTTTTAATGATATCTGAAGTCTTTAATATAGTTTTACCTAGTTTGTGATACAAAATTGAACAGCATGACTGTGGTCCAGAGGGTGTCATTTAACTGGTAAGTAAGCCTGGACAAATGTGGCCTGCTATTCATCACCTATACTAACTCCTGTTAAAGCGATTTCTCAAAATTCTCCATTAGCTTTACTTAAGTAGGGGAAATTGTTAAGCAGCTCAGTCACAAACATGATATTCACAATGATAAGAATGGGAAGTACCATATGAGTATTTTTCTACACTTTAACCCCAAGACAGTTCTGAGAGGCAAGTTCTATCACCTCTACTTTGTAAATAAGGTATGCCTTTTAGATGCTCTCAGAATATATGTCCCAGGTAACACATCTAGCAAATGACAACTATGCTTCAATCCAGTCCATCTAATTCCAAGTTTGATCAGTGACCTTTCCCATTTCTCTGGTAAAACtgatatcttgaaaaaaaaaaatctaaactttcTTCCAAACACCACCTTAGGAACGTCAGGCAGAACAGACCATGCATTGGAATTCTAAGGACTGCTATAATCTTGGAATCTTTCTAATTGCCATAAGGTTTTCTGTTACTTCTTATTTGTGTGCAGCAACAACCAACAAAACCCTTAAAATTAAAGGGGTTAATTACATGCTTTGAGGAGCTGCAAGAAAAGGGAACCCTAAATAGTTCAAATTTCCATCTAAAATAAGCCTTCATGAGAAGTGAGAAATGGCAAAAGCTAGTCTCATTTGATGCGGGAACCCAGAAAGACTCAGAATAAGTGAGAAACAAACacttttaaattccttttccCTGTTCTACAAAGATTTAAATCTCCCTGGCAAGGTTAGCGAATgatcattaaaataaacaattagtAGTTGCTAAACACACTAATGTTTTTCCAAGATTaactttttgaaaacataaaagtattttatgaTCTACCtggaatttctaatttttaaaaaaatcatgcagttctagaaaaaaatataaaagtataccCCTTAAAGGAAAAGATGGCTTTTGtgatatatttatctatataatGCTAATATGAAGTagatttaacaaacatttaagaGCGGTAATTCCACACCTTCATTCTTTGCATCTGTTCtctattaaatgcattttgcttCTTTAGTGACTGATACTTGACTTTCATACCGATAAGTTGGCGTTCCATTGCCGCCCTTCGATCTTCTACCTGGAAAACATTGATATGTTTAATTGTTCTTGTACTAAATGAAATAACAGTTTACCCAATTCAATTATTAGAATACTTGTAAGTACCTCTGCAAACAAAGAGTTGCCCTTACTATTGGGATCCAAGGCTTGCTGGAGGGCCTGGCCCAATTGCACCTGCAGATCTTGATTTGCTACACGAGCTTtctaaattcaaaagaaaacaatttagctAATAGAGAATAAATTAGCATGAAAACAGTTTAAAAACTGGAGACAATACTACTGTAATCATAATACCTCTAAGGCATTATAGTATGAAACTGCTTCTTTCTCCcgctcttctttttcttctttaagtcgGTCTACCTGGCGCATTAAGTTAGTACTAAGACGTTCTAGTTGTTCCTGTCTGTACTGTAGTTCATTCACTTCTTCCTTGAGAGCATTCTATTCAACAGAAATTGAAAGACAAAATTCTcttgaaaatgctttcatttaGCAGCTGCTCAGCTAACTTATCTGTAGTGGTTcacattcaaattaaaactacaaaaacCTGTCAAAGTTGTCAGAtacctattaaaattttaaaaattacttaatttttcagCAGGGAACCAAACAAAAGGCTCTAGAGACTGCTCCTTCTGACTGTGAATTCAGggctttaatttttaatgactcaTAGTCTGAAATGAAAAATCTATGTTCACACAAATTTCAACTTCCACTGTACTAACATTTTATATTATGACACAAACTAGGATCAGAAAATGTCTATGTCCTTTCAGAGCTTTCATTAATCTAAGGTACTGTCTGCCTTATTTAATCAGGTCACCTAatactattttataaataaagtaattCACCTAAactacataaaacattttttggatAGTTAGATCAAAGTAGGTcaaaaaaacatttcttcctcCACATTAGCTCATtagaattattataaaaacacataaaatgtatgcaaaagaaaaatttaaaaatctaagaaaacacATGCCATAAAAATTACCTTCACACTTTCCATTTCAGTCAGCTCAACCTGAAGAGCCAGCATCTCTGAAGACATGCTTTCGTGGACTCGCTCAGACATCATCCGTATTTCCTCCGATTTATGAGACAGGAGTTCCTTCTGGTGGTCTACTTTGTGCTTTAGCTGCTTTTCACTAAGCCTAGCTTCATCTAACTCTCCTTTCAGTTTTTCTAtctaaagtataaaaaaaaaaatcacaattttataaatcaaaaggtattttctttctgtaaaacaTCACTGAATGATCCAAACTTGTACAAGAGACTAGTAGAGCTTCCAAGGAAACTCCAATAGTGACCCACCTTGTTTTATAAACAGTCCATTCTAGCCATCCAAGTGGTTTGGATGCATTAAAGCTACCAGAAGCACTGTGTAGCTGTGTAAACGATGCTGTGACCAGCCATGCCGAAGCAGAAGCCTGATTGGAAGGCTACCACAACAGTCTAGGGGAGAGGGGATGGTGGGGACTAGAGCCACAGTAGCCTACATCAAGGTTATGTGGGCCAAATCCCCACAACAGGCTGATGAATTCAACATGAGAAGTAAGAGAAagatactgggaaaaaaaaaaaaaaagccaaactttTGGCAAAAGTGATTTAAGAACATCAGTAAGACTGAAAATTTTGTATTGATTTACTCTTTGCTCTACCACCTAAGCCATCTCTACAGTTGGTCCTTACTTCAGGCCCTGAAAAAATATCCCCTATACTGCTACATTTGTTTATGTAATGAAagctacatgaaaaaaaaaaaaaaacccaccaggagaaatgaaaatgtatcatTACCAGTCGTTACTGTCTAAAATCAGACTAGTTCCAGACAAGCTAGACTATTTGTCAGTAATGTGCAGGATGAGTATGTATTTCACAAAagcattatttgtttgttttaccatctattaggaaaaaataaaccaactcAAATATGTGATTTCattactaaaaatagaaaaacacttAGAGCTAAATCAATAAAGAATTAAGGCAGCAGTATAGATTGTACacagacatggaaaaaaatcttagaagatgttacaaaaaaaaaaaaaaaaaacctaaaaattgaaagagaCTTCTGAGAAGACAATAAAAAGTCAAGCAAGTTTTGAAAGAAAGGGTTTGTAAAAGTCTGGATTCCACACGAAGAGGAGCCATGGTGAAGTTCTGGATTCCTAAGTAGCAATCtgaaggatggatgggtggggGTGCTAGAAGGGAATGGGCATTCATGAACAGCTGTTGTCTATTTCGTGTTTATGTATGAAGCACAGCTAGTATGTAATGTGTCATCAGATTATGTACACactcagtgacacagaatttggTGTGAGGAAGACTTGCTTCAATTCACAACTGACAATTTCTAGCTCTCACCTTGTCCAATTTGCTTGATCTACCTAAACATTGGTTTTCTCATCAGTAATATGGAGATAACAATAGGATTtcccttaaaaatatattttgagaactGGATCAtgtttttcctcaaaaaataaattataaggtaTCAATACTAATATATAGTAATTTATAAGGAACTACTGATTTGTTCTACAGAATTACAAAGCACACCACTAGCTGCAGTAAAGGCTAAGGGACCACTCTTTCTGAAAGGAGACTGCTTGACTATGAGCAAGGATGCCTCAGTAGttactaaataaatgaatcataAAAAAATTGCTGTTATCAAAATTggaaaattatatgtaattagAAGGCTATATTGATACAAGTCTCACTTTTATAAgtcattttatatgtttttgtttctcaGTGTTTCTACTCTCAAcattaaaatgacagaaaactgATCTATGCTATTTTCACAGTGATACTTGAGAAAAATCTTTATCACCTTACATTAACAGATGGTTGCATCAACATGGGGTATTTTTGCTctgaaaacat containing:
- the Spdl1 gene encoding protein Spindly isoform X1, whose product is MEADIADLRSKLKEVEKERLKAAQYGLQLLESQSELQNQLDKCRNEMMTMTENYEQEKYTLQREVELKSRMLESLSCECEAIKQQQKMQLEQLEEQLSRSHGQEVNELKNKIEKLKGELDEARLSEKQLKHKVDHQKELLSHKSEEIRMMSERVHESMSSEMLALQVELTEMESVKNALKEEVNELQYRQEQLERLSTNLMRQVDRLKEEKEEREKEAVSYYNALEKARVANQDLQVQLGQALQQALDPNSKGNSLFAEVEDRRAAMERQLIGMKVKYQSLKKQNAFNREQMQRMKLQIATLLQMKGSQTEFEQQERLFAMLEQKNGEIKHLLGEIRNLEKFKNLYESMDSKPSGNSGALEDNTYYTDLLQLKLENLNKENESSKSELSIQRRKALFESQRALDIERKLFANERCLQLAESENMKLRAKLDELKLKYEPEEKIEVPILKKRREVLPLDVTPAEDECASSAAGEGTSRFPPHKETQSCPNPSEGDLQLEKSVSANTPTAPLSPHKNLPVDVQPKKEKKCVKLAQALSERSENTPGSLRSVSSFQGSQQPSLSLPSRCMSYALCLFICLLNIACSLIPQFHLPAFNFSKTLRKTKMIARGKDS
- the Spdl1 gene encoding protein Spindly isoform X2; translated protein: MEADIADLRSKLKEVEKERLKAAQYGLQLLESQSELQNQLDKCRNEMMTMTENYEQEKYTLQREVELKSRMLESLSCECEAIKQQQKMQLEQLEEQLSRSHGQEVNELKNKIEKLKGELDEARLSEKQLKHKVDHQKELLSHKSEEIRMMSERVHESMSSEMLALQVELTEMESVKNALKEEVNELQYRQEQLERLSTNLMRQVDRLKEEKEEREKEAVSYYNALEKARVANQDLQVQLGQALQQALDPNSKGNSLFAEVEDRRAAMERQLIGMKVKYQSLKKQNAFNREQMQRMKLQIATLLQMKGSQTEFEQQERLFAMLEQKNGEIKHLLGEIRNLEKFKNLYESMDSKPSGNSGALEDNTYYTDLLQLKLENLNKENESSKSELSIQRRKALFESQRALDIERKLFANERCLQLAESENMKLRAKLDELKLKYEPEEKIEVPILKKRREVLPLDVTPAEDECASSAAGEGTSRFPPHKETQSCPNPSEGDLQLEKSVSANTPTAPLSPHKNLPVDVQPKKEKKCVKLAQALSERSENTPGSLRLAAESMLQTDVNEGKEPASKLEKEPCKKSHPIVYVSSKSTPETQCPQQ